The following are encoded together in the Aerococcus mictus genome:
- a CDS encoding DUF3899 domain-containing protein yields the protein MKKNKGLLLVSILTVLPLLQLLIESSYPWARRLSDSYFILSACFLIPSLAGWILKAGTFDTFQSMWKKYGPRLWKAAPDPSPVSTEDSDKEDYLSTHIGPWYRKGLAIGSFFLVLSLVFLLLYYLF from the coding sequence ATGAAAAAAAATAAAGGCCTTCTTTTGGTCAGTATATTAACTGTCCTGCCACTCCTTCAATTACTGATTGAGTCCAGCTATCCCTGGGCCAGACGCTTAAGTGACAGTTACTTTATACTTTCCGCTTGTTTTTTGATTCCCTCCCTTGCTGGTTGGATATTAAAAGCCGGTACCTTTGATACGTTTCAATCCATGTGGAAGAAATATGGGCCGAGGCTGTGGAAGGCAGCTCCCGATCCATCTCCAGTCAGCACAGAAGATTCTGACAAAGAAGACTATCTGTCGACTCACATCGGACCTTGGTACCGCAAAGGTCTAGCCATAGGAAGTTTTTTCCTAGTTTTATCACTTGTATTCCTATTACTATACTACTTATTTTAG
- the opp3b gene encoding oligopeptide ABC transporter permease, whose amino-acid sequence MKSYGKFLLRRIFFMVLTLFLIATITFFLMKLLPGTPYTNEDKLSPEQIYIMNERYGLNDPVFVQYIRYILGMLKGDFGVSFQFNNTPVSELLGARIWPSIQLGAQALLVGTVIGTIFGVISAMYRNTWIDSGLTFLSILGQSIPNFVFAVLLQLIFAVKLGWFPIALWDSGLWSSVLPTIALSISPLANSARFVRTEMVDVLNSDYIELARAKGLSQTKVAFKHGVRNALIPLVTILGPLSVALMTGSMVVENIFAIPGIGEQFVKSITTNDYPTIMGVTMFYSTALVVILLIVDILYGIIDPRIRVSTEGGR is encoded by the coding sequence ATGAAATCATATGGCAAGTTTCTATTAAGAAGAATATTCTTTATGGTTTTGACCTTATTTCTAATTGCAACGATCACATTTTTCTTAATGAAGCTCTTACCGGGAACGCCTTATACTAATGAAGATAAGCTTTCTCCTGAGCAGATTTATATTATGAATGAACGTTATGGCTTAAACGACCCAGTATTTGTGCAATATATTCGCTATATTTTAGGAATGCTGAAGGGCGACTTTGGGGTATCATTCCAATTCAATAACACCCCAGTGTCTGAATTATTAGGCGCCCGGATCTGGCCTTCCATCCAATTAGGGGCCCAAGCCTTACTGGTAGGGACCGTGATTGGGACTATTTTTGGGGTTATTTCAGCCATGTACCGGAATACTTGGATTGATTCCGGACTAACCTTTCTCTCGATCCTAGGGCAATCGATACCTAACTTTGTTTTCGCCGTCCTCTTACAGCTGATTTTCGCTGTTAAACTGGGCTGGTTCCCAATTGCTCTTTGGGATAGTGGGCTGTGGTCCTCGGTCTTACCGACCATTGCTCTCTCGATTTCGCCTTTGGCCAATTCAGCGCGTTTTGTGCGTACCGAGATGGTGGATGTCTTGAATTCTGACTATATCGAATTAGCTCGGGCTAAGGGGCTTAGTCAAACCAAGGTGGCCTTTAAACATGGGGTACGGAATGCCTTGATTCCCCTAGTAACCATCCTTGGCCCTCTGTCTGTGGCCTTGATGACGGGTTCTATGGTCGTGGAGAATATCTTTGCTATCCCAGGAATTGGGGAACAATTTGTTAAATCCATTACCACCAATGACTACCCAACCATTATGGGTGTGACCATGTTCTACTCTACCGCCTTGGTAGTTATCTTATTAATTGTCGACATCTTATACGGAATTATTGACCCACGTATTCGTGTAAGTACTGAAGGAGGGCGTTAA
- the opp3C gene encoding oligopeptide ABC transporter permease, which yields MAENTKAYPKMSKESFRPVNHEDYLSAETISAPSLSFIQDAWRRLKKNKAAVVSLVILIIVAIIALLAPVLAPYDYAAQNAQFANLPPKIPGLEALSWFDGKTKVAGAAVDAYAKAGVPEGQYFYLGTDALGRDLLSRILYGTRVSLFIGVVAALLNLLIGVPYGIVSGWMGGKVDNLMQRILEVMSGVPNLVVVILLLLVLRPGISSIIISLALTEWITMARLVRAETLKIKTSEYVLAARSLGESPFKIALKHILPNIAGVVIIQTIFSIPSAIFFEAFLSFIGLGIPAPQASLGTLINDGYKTFRFLPHLMWYPAGVLCIVMISFNMLANGLRDALDPKTTD from the coding sequence ATGGCTGAAAATACCAAAGCTTACCCTAAAATGAGTAAAGAAAGCTTCCGCCCGGTTAACCATGAGGATTACTTATCCGCTGAAACCATCTCAGCACCATCCTTGAGTTTTATTCAAGACGCTTGGCGGCGCTTAAAGAAGAATAAAGCAGCTGTTGTTTCTTTGGTTATCCTAATTATTGTGGCTATCATTGCTTTATTAGCTCCGGTTTTAGCTCCTTATGACTATGCCGCCCAAAATGCTCAATTTGCCAACCTACCTCCTAAGATTCCTGGATTGGAAGCCTTGTCCTGGTTCGATGGTAAAACAAAAGTGGCTGGCGCAGCGGTTGACGCTTATGCCAAGGCTGGGGTTCCTGAAGGTCAATACTTCTACCTAGGAACGGACGCTTTAGGACGTGACTTGTTATCGCGGATTCTCTATGGTACTCGCGTTTCCCTCTTTATCGGGGTGGTTGCCGCACTCTTGAACCTCTTAATTGGGGTGCCTTACGGGATTGTTTCCGGTTGGATGGGCGGCAAGGTCGACAACTTGATGCAACGTATTCTTGAAGTAATGTCTGGGGTGCCTAACTTAGTGGTAGTTATCCTCTTATTACTCGTCTTACGTCCAGGGATCTCATCCATTATTATTTCCCTAGCCTTGACCGAGTGGATTACCATGGCGCGTTTAGTTCGGGCAGAAACCCTGAAAATTAAAACCAGTGAATATGTTTTAGCGGCACGGAGTCTAGGAGAATCTCCTTTCAAGATTGCCCTCAAGCATATTCTGCCTAATATTGCTGGGGTGGTTATTATTCAAACCATCTTCTCCATTCCTTCAGCCATCTTCTTTGAAGCTTTCTTGAGCTTTATTGGTTTAGGAATTCCAGCTCCTCAAGCATCCTTAGGGACACTGATTAACGATGGTTATAAGACCTTCCGCTTCCTACCTCACTTGATGTGGTATCCAGCGGGTGTCCTCTGTATCGTTATGATTTCATTTAATATGCTAGCAAACGGATTAAGAGATGCACTTGATCCAAAAACAACGGATTAG